Proteins co-encoded in one bacterium genomic window:
- a CDS encoding OmpH family outer membrane protein has protein sequence MNKIASLALVALVCLLTVGANAQTQNQKVGFVDVELIIENSRAIGAALDAVDRELAVIAREIDEKQREFRRQRFDLDRQERVLAESERESRRADLSALQEEIDRLQFELEQEMRVRERQIEPVLQKIMQIVADVAEEQGYAMVLRGEVVIYGNKAVDLTPAVISEVDAREAEIMELFGTEVQSDDEETSGIRERVPGQRPVQTPRAELPLIP, from the coding sequence ATGAATAAGATCGCTTCGCTCGCCCTTGTGGCGCTCGTTTGTCTGCTGACCGTCGGGGCAAACGCACAGACACAGAACCAGAAAGTCGGATTCGTCGATGTGGAATTGATCATCGAGAACAGCCGTGCCATTGGCGCAGCCCTCGATGCCGTAGATCGCGAACTGGCAGTGATTGCACGTGAGATCGACGAAAAGCAGCGCGAGTTCCGGCGCCAGCGCTTCGATTTGGATCGGCAGGAGCGGGTGCTTGCCGAATCCGAACGCGAATCGCGTCGTGCGGACCTTTCGGCCCTGCAGGAAGAAATCGATCGCCTGCAGTTCGAGCTCGAACAGGAAATGCGCGTCCGCGAACGCCAGATCGAGCCAGTGCTTCAGAAGATCATGCAGATCGTCGCCGACGTGGCCGAGGAGCAAGGCTACGCGATGGTCCTGCGCGGCGAGGTCGTGATCTACGGCAACAAGGCCGTCGATCTGACGCCTGCCGTCATCTCCGAGGTCGACGCACGCGAAGCTGAGATTATGGAACTCTTCGGAACGGAAGTTCAGTCCGACGACGAGGAAACTTCCGGCATCCGTGAACGGGTCCCCGGGCAGCGGCCCGTGCAAACCCCAAGAGCTGAATTGCCGCTGATCCCATGA
- the lpxC gene encoding UDP-3-O-acyl-N-acetylglucosamine deacetylase, with the protein MSKSKTHKPLARRTVAEKLTFEGAGIHTGAPCRLEIHPAEANAGITFEQAGADWPSLPATIEHAVAEECDRRTVLRGPQKQLFQQLEHVMAALAAMEITDARVIQNGPEPPFLDGGSKKYMKGLTKTGSTKLKAEVAPFVIDKPIAVTDGDAELVATPHDGLRLSCFVEFPGTVVGSMGFSLEITPESFLKEAAPARTFALERDIEGLKQAGLAKGGNLDNAVVFNGERYLNDRLNFPDEVVRHKVIDLLGDLALIGRPLRGHFWAWRAGHRSHIRFAQALAKELNRDA; encoded by the coding sequence ATGAGCAAATCGAAGACGCACAAACCCCTCGCACGCCGAACGGTGGCGGAGAAGTTGACGTTTGAAGGCGCCGGCATCCACACAGGTGCGCCCTGTCGGCTGGAGATTCACCCGGCCGAGGCGAATGCGGGCATTACATTCGAGCAGGCCGGCGCGGATTGGCCATCGCTGCCTGCGACGATCGAGCACGCCGTCGCAGAGGAATGCGATCGCCGCACGGTCCTTCGCGGGCCGCAGAAGCAGTTGTTCCAGCAACTCGAGCATGTCATGGCCGCGCTGGCCGCGATGGAGATCACCGATGCCCGAGTCATCCAGAACGGCCCTGAGCCGCCTTTCCTGGATGGCGGCTCGAAGAAGTACATGAAGGGACTGACGAAGACCGGCAGCACGAAGCTCAAAGCTGAGGTCGCTCCATTCGTGATCGATAAGCCGATCGCCGTGACCGACGGGGATGCGGAACTGGTTGCCACGCCTCACGACGGCCTGCGGCTCAGTTGCTTTGTAGAATTCCCGGGCACGGTTGTGGGCTCGATGGGTTTCAGCCTGGAGATCACGCCGGAGAGCTTCCTGAAGGAAGCCGCCCCGGCTCGGACATTTGCGTTGGAGCGCGACATCGAGGGTCTGAAGCAAGCCGGGCTTGCCAAAGGCGGAAACCTGGATAACGCTGTCGTCTTCAACGGCGAACGGTATTTGAACGACCGGCTGAACTTCCCGGACGAGGTCGTTCGCCATAAAGTGATCGATTTGCTGGGCGATCTGGCATTGATCGGCCGGCCCCTTCGGGGGCACTTTTGGGCCTGGCGCGCCGGACACCGCAGCCATATTCGATTTGCGCAAGCGCTTGCAAAGGAGCTGAATCGTGACGCTTGA
- the fabZ gene encoding 3-hydroxyacyl-ACP dehydratase FabZ, producing MTLDPAFTPPFGVEVIQKIIPHRYPFLLVDRITDMGEDYIAGIKNLTANEALFTGHFPAHAVFPGVLQIETMAQVGACWILSREENRGKIAYLMSVESAKFRRPAEPGDQLKVWGKITNLKSRTGKFISHIKVDEKVICECTLMFAFQKQNNDANGS from the coding sequence GTGACGCTTGATCCTGCCTTCACCCCGCCATTCGGGGTAGAAGTCATCCAGAAGATTATCCCGCATCGCTATCCTTTCCTTCTCGTAGATCGCATCACCGACATGGGCGAGGACTACATCGCGGGGATCAAGAATTTGACCGCCAATGAGGCGCTCTTCACGGGGCACTTCCCTGCGCACGCAGTTTTTCCCGGCGTCCTTCAGATTGAAACGATGGCCCAGGTCGGCGCGTGCTGGATTCTGTCGCGCGAAGAGAACCGCGGCAAGATCGCCTACCTGATGAGCGTCGAGTCGGCGAAATTCCGTCGTCCCGCTGAACCGGGCGACCAGTTGAAGGTTTGGGGCAAGATCACAAATCTGAAGTCGCGGACGGGGAAGTTCATCAGCCACATCAAGGTGGACGAGAAAGTCATCTGCGAGTGCACGCTGATGTTCGCGTTCCAGAAACAGAACAACGACGCTAACGGTAGTTGA
- the lpxI gene encoding UDP-2,3-diacylglucosamine diphosphatase LpxI (LpxI, functionally equivalent to LpxH, replaces it in LPS biosynthesis in a minority of bacteria.), giving the protein MALTSNTSPEPMPQRIGLIAGQGDFPLLLAQGARGSGVEVIAIGIHGLASDRLQAHASHVYTLKLTELSRLFEVCREHDIRHLIMAGRVPHKVLLRQISLDPRIFKIIGNLRNKKADSLLRAATEEIEKEGIQVLDSTMFLKSCMPEPGILTKNEPLTDEVRRDIEFGYPIAKEIARLDIGQTIAVKNQIVVAVEGIEGTDELIKRAGELGGPGIVIVKVSKPRQDMRFDVPVIGITTINNLAHVKAAALCVTAGKSLFFDRALAVAQAEKNGISIYAHDEDADRETVF; this is encoded by the coding sequence GTGGCTCTCACTTCGAATACATCACCGGAACCGATGCCCCAGCGAATCGGCCTGATCGCCGGCCAGGGTGACTTTCCGCTGCTCCTGGCCCAGGGCGCACGTGGTTCAGGCGTGGAAGTCATTGCGATCGGCATTCACGGTCTGGCAAGCGATCGGCTCCAGGCCCATGCATCCCACGTCTATACGCTCAAGCTGACGGAGCTTTCGCGTCTCTTTGAAGTTTGCCGCGAGCACGACATCCGCCACCTGATCATGGCCGGCCGTGTGCCGCACAAGGTGCTGCTGCGACAGATCAGTCTGGATCCCCGCATCTTCAAGATCATTGGCAATCTCCGGAACAAGAAGGCTGACTCGCTGCTGCGTGCGGCTACCGAGGAAATCGAGAAGGAAGGCATCCAGGTATTGGACTCGACGATGTTCCTCAAGTCCTGCATGCCCGAGCCGGGGATATTGACAAAGAATGAGCCGCTGACCGATGAAGTCCGGCGCGATATCGAGTTTGGCTATCCGATCGCAAAGGAAATCGCTCGCCTCGACATCGGCCAGACGATCGCCGTCAAGAATCAGATCGTTGTGGCCGTTGAGGGAATCGAAGGCACGGACGAGTTGATCAAACGCGCCGGTGAACTGGGCGGCCCGGGCATCGTCATCGTCAAGGTCTCGAAGCCTCGCCAGGATATGCGTTTCGATGTGCCGGTCATTGGCATCACAACGATCAACAACCTGGCCCACGTGAAAGCGGCGGCACTGTGTGTGACGGCCGGCAAGTCTCTCTTCTTCGATCGCGCGCTGGCCGTGGCCCAAGCCGAGAAGAACGGCATTTCCATCTACGCCCATGATGAAGACGCCGATCGTGAAACTGTCTTCTAA